In Melopsittacus undulatus isolate bMelUnd1 chromosome 6, bMelUnd1.mat.Z, whole genome shotgun sequence, the following proteins share a genomic window:
- the THAP4 gene encoding peroxynitrite isomerase THAP4 isoform X3, with protein MAGNGTNTETPQLNPVMEPLSWMLGTWLSDPPGDGTFPTMKPFQYLEEVHISHVGQPMLNFSFNAFHPHTRKPMHRECGFIRLKPDTNKVAFISAQNTGLVEVEEGEVNGQELSIASHSIARISFAKKPHVEQITRKFRLNSDGKLEQTVSMATTTQPMTQHLHITYKKVTP; from the exons AGACTCCACAGCTGAATCCTGTGATGGAACCTCTGTCCTGGATGCTGGGCACATGGCTCTCAGACCCACCAGGAGATGGCACCTTCCCTACAATGAAGCCCTTCCAGTACCTTGAAGAAGTGCACATCTCTCACGTGGGGCAGCCCATGCTCAACTTCTC GTTCAATGCCTTCCATCCGCACACCAGGAAGCCCATGCATCGAGAATGTGGATTCATTCGCCTCAAACCCGACACAAATAAGGTGGCCTTCATCAGTGCTCAGAACACAG GTCTGGTGGAGGTGGAGGAAGGGGAGGTGAATGGACAAGAGCTGTCTATAGCATCTCACTCTATAGCCAGGATCTCCTTTGCCAAGAAGCCCCATGTAGAACAG ATTACCAGAAAATTCAGGCTCAATTCTGATGGGAAACTCGAACAAACTGTCTCAATGGCAACCACTACGCAGCCCATGACTCAGCACCTCCACATTACCTACAAAAAGGTGACACCCTGA